The window CGGGCCCGCTCTGCTGTTCGGCGTCATCGCCACACGCCCACTCCAGGGCCGCGGCGGCCAGCACCTCCTGGGTGACGGGGCGCGAGCCGTTGCGCTGCCGGGAGACATAGGCCTCGCTGACCCCGGCCGCCGCCGCGACCGCCTGTGCGGTCACCCCGGGCTGCGAGAGCAGCCACGCCAGCCGCTCCTGCCCCGTCGCCGCCCGCCCCATCACGACCGCCGCCTTTCGCGTCGGCCGTACACCACGACAGCCGCGGCCTCATCGCCGCGGCTGTCGCCGCCGGTCCTCTCGCCGTTGCGCGCTACGCCTCGGCTTCCAGCGCCGCCAGGTAGCTGTCCAGGCTCACGCCCAGCCGCTCCGCTATGCGCTCGAGCCGCTGCCCGGCCGCCACCGCCTGCGCGCTCGGCAGCCCGTCCAGGCTGCGCTGCTCCGCGTTCCGCGCGTTGATCCGCCGCATGGCTTCCTTCGTCTCCGGCGTGCCCACCCGCGTGTAGATCTCCGTGGTCTCCACGTGCTCGTGCCCCATCATGCTCGCCAGCACCACCGTCGGCGTGCCCTCGCCGATCTGCCAGGTGGCGAAGGTGTTGCGCAGCCGGTGCGGGCTCACCCACTCGGGCAGCTGCGCCGCGGCCGCGTAGCGCTTCACCGCCGCCCACACCGTCCGCGGGTTGAGCTGCGAGCCGCGCTTCGAGGTGACCGCGCCGCCCGAGCGCCCCGAGCAGGTGTGGAAGAAGCACTCGGCGCGGCCCGAGCGCGCCTTCGCCCAGGCGCGCATCCAGCGCTCCGCCAGGTCGGAGATCGGCACGTTCCGGTCCTTGCCGCCCTTGCCGTCCTTCAC of the Armatimonadota bacterium genome contains:
- a CDS encoding tyrosine-type recombinase/integrase; its protein translation is MAKRTAKKLPEALSQDELRRLLERPNVTTTTGLRDRAMLEVMARAGLRVSELVALRPEDITWSTPGDVGLIHVKDGKGGKDRNVPISDLAERWMRAWAKARSGRAECFFHTCSGRSGGAVTSKRGSQLNPRTVWAAVKRYAAAAQLPEWVSPHRLRNTFATWQIGEGTPTVVLASMMGHEHVETTEIYTRVGTPETKEAMRRINARNAEQRSLDGLPSAQAVAAGQRLERIAERLGVSLDSYLAALEAEA